A section of the Etheostoma cragini isolate CJK2018 chromosome 12, CSU_Ecrag_1.0, whole genome shotgun sequence genome encodes:
- the LOC117954009 gene encoding leucine-rich repeat-containing protein 19-like, with protein MGRWSCNPFVVLVLCGVFIKEAHQASISDVGGQKDAQRHLLMEEDNHTNTTDTENSRAVDPDKSSKSVTYSYLALGLGTVLTISLLIVMSVKFRLFHRFLASYRHSLLQEADGVSQYGQDEPSFPNSGVGRMGVVGGTPGGLDDDDDGFIEDNYIQASEKDRAKREREEEWEEGIQDSDDDLQFTIG; from the exons ATGGGCCGGTGGAGCTGCAACCCCTTTGTGGTGTTGGTTCTTTGTGGAGTTTTTATCAAAGAAGCACATCAGGCTTCTATATCTGATGTTGGGGGGCAAAAAGATGCACAAAGACATCTTCTGATGGAAGAAGACAATCACACCAACACTACAGATACAGAAAATTCAA GGGCAGTCGATCCTGACAAGAGCTCAAAGTCGGTGACATATTCATATCTGGCTTTAGGATTGGGCACAGTCCTCACCATCTCCCTACTCATCGTGATGTCTGTCAAGTTTCGCCTCTTCCATCGCTTCCTGGCTAGCTACAGACACTCTCTGCTTCAAGAGGCTGATGGAGTCAGCCAGTATGGCCAGGATGAGCCGTCCTTCCCTAACAGTGGGGTGGGCAGAATGGGAGTGGTTGGAGGGACTCCAGGAGGgctggatgatgatgatgatggcttCATTGAGGATAACTATATCCAGGCCAGTGAGAAAGACagggcaaagagagagagagaggaagagtggGAGGAAGGGATACAAGACAGCGATGATGATCTTCAATTTACTATAGggtga